The Musa acuminata AAA Group cultivar baxijiao chromosome BXJ2-2, Cavendish_Baxijiao_AAA, whole genome shotgun sequence genome contains the following window.
AGTCATATTAGAAAGGTATCCTATACTCCTAAACAATGTGTGCACATAGCAGATAAACATAAAACCAACCACACAGCCAAGAGCCAACATGCAGACATTATACATGCATCCAGATATGCCTATAGTAGCATGAACACCAGTGGTTATTGAGCACAACAGCTTTGATATGAAAACTCATACTTCAGGTTGTGACTAAGCaggaaacattaaaaaaaaaaaatcatgatggaGTTTGGATAAGCTTCCAGCTGTTGATTTCAGTGATCcatgttaaaagaaaaacaactgtCCTTGCTAGCTCCAGTGCTACACATCAGTTTGCAATAGACAAGGAAAGAAAATTAGCCTCTCCAAAACCTTCTTGTGACATGCTACGCTATGGTTTCCTTTATTCAAATAAGAGAATTGAAAATAACTGATGTAAAGAGTCTAAAAGATCAGCCATTTAAAGAGAAACTCAACTAAGAAAAACATGCGTTAGTTGTAGCATTTGGACAATGATCTCTAGATAAAAAGGACATGATTGGTGCCTTATTCAAAAGAGGGGAGAAGTCAAGGTTTCAAAAATTGAGATCAAACCAGTTCAGTCATTTCTAATATAATACATCTAGTTTTGAATCAGCCAGATCTTACAAAATGGATCAGATGATTGGATGGCCCCAAAATCGGAGGACAatataagcaaaaaaaattaaaaaataattaaatgataagtaaaataaaaaaagagaggaaTTAGAAAATTCGAAACATAGAAAACACAATAATTTCTATAAATTActaatttttttcaaatattgatattaataatattacTATTCTTAATATTTTCTCTAGGTCTAGCTAAATTTGTTAAGTTTATGAATTTAATAACTTTGTCATTGGATACATAGAACATGTTATTCCATCCATACCAGTAAGCTTGATTTTGGTTGCTGCACCTTTTCAGGCAGTCCAATCCAGcttgtttttttctttaaaaGCCCCACATTGAGGTTCCGGTGTACTATACCATTGTCACAGACAAATCTGTAAACAGAGAGTTCAATGTAATGTCTTATGCTCCTTTTGTTTCATTTTCTTTCCACTTCTTCCTCTAGACTCTAGAGTATGTGCCATTTTTCATGTGGTGCCAGCATTTCATGGGAGCACAACAGCAAGTAATAGCAAACAATCTGATAAGCCATGtaacaaaaagcaaaaaaaaggtGAAATTATGCGGTCAAATATTTTAGGACACTTGGTGTTGCCTATCACAGATTTCGATCTAAATCAGCCGATCCTTGATGCAGATCGGCAACTTTTAATATCCTGGGAGAAAATTGAACACATTTAAGCAAGCCCTTCTCTCTTTAATCTAATTTTGTGTGTTCACGTAAGTCTGATGTTTCATATATTTCCACAGTCCACTTCGATTTGTTTCTTTGGAGGCATAACTAAAAATCATAAAGATTTTACATCACTAAATTGATGGATAGTCATCCATTTCCAAGCTCTACTATTTTACTCCGAAGTCCCAAATCAAGTATCACAAGTCACAATGTATAAATACATTATCGAGAAACCAGACTTCAAATGAACCACCCTTACTGAGGCGAAGACCATGTCAGCCACCATCTTACATGATTGGTGCATATGTCATGGAGTAGATCCTTGGAAGGACACTACACTGGTAATATTCACTTGTAAGAAGTCAATAAGTGTATTAGTCTTCCTACGCTTTGGATATTTGATTGACACCAAATCCTTGTAACTGATATATGATGCAGATGTTATTTGGATTAGTGTTACCTGGAACACTCATTAGGTTCCAACTGTCTATCTTGAAGTTTCATGATAGCAagatcaaaattacaagcataaaAGAACCTCCATTGGATTACATTTCATACTTCATAATTATGTGTAGGATCTctataaagaaaacaaaatatgTCTGAAATATTAATGTCCAATGAGTATGATGGAACTATGATATTAGTATTAATGTCCAATGAGTATGATGGAACTATGATATTAGTGCCAGCAGCATTTTTGTCAggcaagaaaaaaaatttaagtaacCGAATGAAGAACAAAAAGTATAAATCCAATtttagaggaatatctcatacctGTTTAAACTATCAGCATTTCCTTTAACCATTAATTTAGCAGTGGATGGCTCCATTTTTTCATCCACCATTAAAATACAGATGCCACGCTGATCTATGCCTCGACGGCCAGCACGTCCACTCATTTGAATATACTCACCACTTGATATCCATCGAAATTTATCACCATCAAATTTGCGTACATTTGTAAATACTACAGTCTTTGCAGGCATGTTCAAACCAATGCTGAAGGTTTCTGTTGCAAATAAACACTGAAGAAGAAAGTTTGTATGTTTAGCAATGCATCAAAGACTCAGAGTAGATGCTTGTTTCACATACATCAAATTATGAACAAAGAATTTCTTCTATAAGTAGATAGGATCTCCTTAAAAGTCAAAAGTCAATATACTTTCTCCAAAAAACCAGCACAGATaacaaaaaatttcaagaaaataacACAAAGCACCAATTATGAAGTCACAAATCATATTCAAACTGAACAAGGCTATGAGCATCTTTTATCATCTGGAATGTTGGGCAGTCAGTACCACATGCACAAAAAGAGCATGACAGGTAGATATCACAGACGTATCATGTTTCAAACAAGACAAGATAAGGAATTATTGCATTCACTAAAAATAAGTAGCACCAGAAGTAATATGAcaaaatcatataaagcaacctaTAAATATCATAGGAACCTTATAAATATGTTGGTAAACAGTATAATTTGATATCACAAGCGTAGAGGTATAGTTAGATCAAAGAATGTAAAGTCTGAAATATTAAATAGAAAGATATGTTGATTTGAACTATCTGGCAAAATTTCCATAAAGAGAGCTCAATATGTAGAAAAGATACATCTACCCAACCTAAAttagttataattttttataaacatgTTGTTCAAGAATCACTATATAGATTAGGACGTGTGACAGTCACATCTATGATCACAACTGAGAAACTCAGCAATGCACAAATTTCGAATTCAATCAAATCTAAGAAAAGAGGTCCTAGAAACACCATGAACCATACAGAGAATTGTGCCATATTATAATTAGATATATATGTAATAAATTAAGCATCTGACTGTGAACAAAAGATAACACATAAATGATAAATAGTAATTCTACGTGTAAGCATCTCACTATTTGTTAAAAGTAGTTCTATTTAATGCATTGCATGAGTACAAAGCATGTGAAATACATGAAAACTTCTTAAATGTACAAAAATCATAGATCCAGCAACTTAACAAACAATCATTTTTGCTTAACCAAAGCGGGTCGATCAATTCATCTAAAATATCCATTTTCATGGTTTCACAAGCTAAACTACTTGAACTATATATTACCTAgaacaaggtttttaattttgtaccgtaccgagcggtatgccctAGCGTACTGCTCGttatatgtatttttatatacatatatttatatacatatatttatatacatatgtatgtaaaaATATGTTTATATGCATATGTTTACTCATAAacatatgtatttttatattaattactataaaaattatttataaaaatatccccTTTCCATCTCGAGAGATGGAAAGGGGGTGATGGCGGAGCGGGCGAGGATGCGACGCATCGCCTCCGTCCCCAGCTCGAACTCATCCCCCGCGAGGCACTCTGCAATGCTCCCGCGGCAACCAGATCCGACGGGGATCTAACCCAGGGCGAGCTCATCTCCCACTCCCTCATCGCTACCGCCCTCAATGACTGTGAGGAAGAAGACCAAGATGACGGCGAGAGCGAGAAGAGGAAGTAGCAGTCCTACCTGGGCTAGGATCCCTTCCTTCATCGTCAACCGCGACCTCCCCGACCACAGCGGCCACGATCCCTCCGCCCCCTACCGCGTTTTGCCCGACGAAGCGAGGACCTGCCCCCTACAGTGTTCCGCCCGATAAAGCAAGGACCCGCTCCCTACCGCGTTCCGCCGGACGGAGCGCTTCTTCATGTCCCACCACGTCCAACTCTCTTCTCCATCATGCCTACTCCGTTCGACGAGCGCCACAGCCTCATCTTCCTCGCCATCGTGCTCCTAATTTTGTCCATCAGTTGATACCGCCATGTAGCAGGCGATCCGTGTACCGATCAACTAACGAATCGATACGTACCACCCGATATGTGCGGTACAATTCGAAATTTAAAACCTTGACCTAGAACATGGAACATGCATGGTCATGATGGTTCATTGTACATCAAGTCAGGGTTGATATGCTATTTTGGATCCCAGTACACATTGAACCACTTGGGCACCCACTAACAAATTATATTGGCTTTAATGGTCACCATTTTGTGCTTAATTAGGTTAAAATATAATGGTATGCTAAATTAAAAGCTAAAAGTTGATACTTCCAATAATGTGGTACCTTGTGGTCTTAAACTTCTTTTGAATGGATCTTTGAATAGTAATGTATTCATTTTGCGACtgtaaatctgaaaaatatttgttgTATTGGACTTCTAGTCTCAACAATTCGAATCTTTTATCATTGTGAATAAGTGAATAAAAGTACCACAAACTATGGATGCTAACCTCCAATCATGGCTTTAAGGTCGTATAGTTTCCCGGAAAACTTCATGAATCTCTTATGAAATTCATCAATCATACAAATGAAAGCTATTATCACTGACCTTGATGAGACCCTCTTGAAAAAGTATTTCAATCACTTCTTTCAGAATTGGAAGTAGACCAGAATGATGTACACCAATTCCACGTTTTAACAAGGGCAGCATATTTGATACCTGTTCAGAGAATGTTCAAAGGAAACATCAAGCCACAGTTTCCAAGAAACAGTTTACACAAGGAATTGGAAATTGAAATTACCTACTTACATATTGTTTCTCAACAACATAACACAAAGATATCTAAAAAACACACTAAAAGATGACCCAGTTCAATTATCAGAACCAAAGCATCATTTAATGGCAGAAACATTGATCACCCttttaaaaaaaggagaaaaataaattCCAAACAAATATGAAGAAGTCAATGTGTAAATTACAAAAAGGAAATATAATCCACATGTTAACACAAAATGAGAACCCCGAAAGAATAccaaccaaaagaaaagaaaatcctcTGCTTCACCATAAGTTCCCTCAAAACAAGTTCAACTGACAAGTCTGAAATCAACCGAACTTATCTTATGAGAAGTTACTTTTATGGTTTAGACCAATGATgatggtcagattcaacagagagTAGGTTAAATTCATGATCCGTTCCAACTTTATCAGTTCAAGCCAatcttatatatttaaattttccaTGCTACCTTCTAGGGTGAAAATTTGTAAAATGGAAACCAGATCAGAACAAGAGTAGATCAAGCAGCCAATTAAAGTATACAGCAGGACTTGTGCTTAGATTCACTTTATCTTGAAGGTCACACCACagaattataaaaagaaatagaaGTAGACGGAAGAAAGGGTGAGAGAAGAATATAAAAGGCGGAAAAAGGACCTTTGCCTCCAAACTAGATAGTACTTTTTGCAAAAAATGAGAAAGACAATTAGCTATGAAACTAAATCTTGCCTGAGGTAACTTCTTGTCATCATCAGAAAGTATATCCATGGCACTCCAAAATATTGTTTCGATATTCACTTTTTCATCTTCTTCATTTAAGTCCAACTTTGCCATCTGTATCACAAAATTAAGAAGAAAAGTTTTGTTATATAAATTGAAGTACAATCATAGTCTTGGTCtaacataaatttattttttattcaaaaaacaGAAAATCCAAAGAGTTTTACTGCTAATATTACACAAGCACTAGAAGTCCTTAAAAATGTCAATTAAAGAGACAATGGTCCGGCATAGTCCATATTGACCTGAAAAGCTAATAAAAATATGTTTAGATAAGCATCAAGTGCTCTATTTTTCTAATAAAACCAATTACAAACTAAACATTAGTAGTCAAATGTACAACCACACAAGTTCACATATATAATAAGCCTGTTGATAACAACAATCATTGTTATAAATTTATGCCACTAGCCACAAGGATGAATCTTCAAAAGTTGGTGCATTGTTGGACTAGCAAAGATAAACAAACATCTGAGGATTTTTTGAATGTATAAATATAACTCAAAGGATCCTATCGTGCAAAAGACTAGTAGTGTTACCTGCATTGCAAGAAACTCACATTCCCTTTTGCTAAAGCTGAAAAGTATAACAGGATCATATTGGCGCTGAATTATCATCTTCACCATCTTAAATATGTCACTTTCCTCACGAGGCTTACCAGCTAATAAAGCCTTCTGCCATTTTCCATTATCACGTTTGTTCTCCTCAGCTGGAACAAGGGCATTCAAAGCTTTCTGAAAACTGTCCTCTCTAAACTTTCCCTTCTCATCCACTACCAAATATAGGCCATTGCCCCCAGAAGGAAAAATGTAGTGCTGAAGTGGTGTAGGTCGATAATCTGTATAAACTATATGGCACGGTTTTCGATGAACCTGaaacgaaaagaaaaaaaaattatttaacatgTACAATGTACATATTAAACCATCAAGAGAACCCTAGTGCAAACAAAAACACGGTGCTTAATATTTCAATGATCGGACATGTTCAAACTTTGATATGGACAGTTAGATGAAAAATTAGTGTTCAGTGTTCCTCATAATGAAACAGAGAGAAATTTGATGTTATAAAATTGATCAGTTAAAACTAATGTATCAAAATCCTCAAAATGGCTTTTGAAGTAAATTTTAAatggaaaaaataataaatatgatgAAGAGAAAGAACCTTTGCAACCCAATCTGCAAACTCCTTAGCATTAGGAACCGTAGCAGAGAGAAACACAAAACGTGAGTTCTTAGGAGCCATAACAATGCTTTCTTCCCATACTACACCTCGCTCTCTATCACGCATGTAGTGGACTTCATCAAAAATAACCCAAGCCACCTCCCGCATAATTTCTGATCCTTTATACTGCATACTACGCCAAATTTCAGTGGTCATAACCTACAAAACAGAATATAAGATCAATAACATAACATAGTCAAAGAGTATAAGGTGAAAGATGCCATATGCTCACAGATCTACCAAGCAAGAGGCATTAGGTTCTATGGTTACATCCCCAGTCATGAGACCAACATCTGAAAACTCTTCTTTAAATTCCCTGTACTTTTGGTTGCTGAGAGCCTTGATGGGTGAGGTATAGATGACGCGTTGCTGATCTCGCAAAGACATGGCAATTGCATACAATGCAACGACTGTCTTCCCTGCTGATGTATGTGCCGAGACCTAGAATACCTCAACAATGAGAAAATGCACCTCCATTAAAAAACAAAGCTAGCAGAAACCATcaccaagaaaaaaaaacaatcatCATATTTAGCAAACAATACACAGATGTTGCATGAAAATCTTACAGAAAGTACAATCCGAAGACCTTGTCAACATACTCGACCAGTCTTGAGAAAAAGGAAAACCACATTTACATGTTTAATGGAACTAGAAATCTGAAAATTTCATTCTGATGACGACTTTGAACATGAAAGGGAGAAACCAAATTATTCCAATACGACTAGGGGAAGAAACTGATGTTGAGCCTTTGAAACAGCACTAGAATGCTTCCACACAAATCGATGTATCTTTGAGAGTTGTAACACCAATAAACTACTTCAAATAGAACCGACGAAATGTGGAGTCCAAAAAATAAGCAAACGAGAAATTTTGAATTCCAAGGAGAAACAATAGAAGATTAAAAATCAAATTACTTCAAGTTGGATAAAAAGAATTTTCCGAAGAAATATTTGGTCTTTGAGCTACCTAGAGTACGTTAACACACACCAAcaaaaaataacacaaaaaaagtaaaaattattCACCTAAGAAAAACAGATTTCCCCAATTCCTCATCAAACTAAATCCAGGAACCAAAAACAAGTACCCAGAGCCAAGCGACACGTGGCCATACCATGACGGATTCACCACTGTCCAGGCACTTGATGGCTTCCAACTGGAAGGGGTCGAGCTCGAAAGGGAACTCTCTAGCCGGAGTCTTCGAATTCTCGGAGGCAGGGCGGGGCCGCGTCGGGGCCGCGTAGCCATCGGGGTAGGAGACGTCATGGAGGCACGCCACCGGCTCGTCGAGGCGGACCACCGCCGCTTCCCTGGGTGATTTGGAGGGTGGCACGAACTCCGGATTGGAATCCTCAAGGGCTTTTCTCTTCAGTGACGACATTGTGGAGAGGGTAAGCGAGATGAGGAAGAACCCTAAATGGGGTTATTAGGGTTCTCCTCGAGATCGTCAAACTCAGCGCGACGGAGCAGAGCCGCCTAAAACCCTAGGTTTGGCAAATATACCTAGACAACCCTATGGGATGATAATATCACATATGACCtcctcaaattataaatattataagaagTGCGAATTCCTCGCCCGCGGCCGACAGCGGAGGCCGCCTGCGCCCTTGCTCACGCGAGGGCAGCAAGGGTCGTCTCTGCTGCGCCCCCTCCTTCCTCGCACGAGGGCGACGCAGACAAGGGCAGGTCCGACGGAGCGAACGGTGGCGGAGGGCAGCGGTGCAGGGGTAAAATGTCTTTTCCCTACGCGATCAATACGCCCTACGAAAATTTATCAAAGATATGAGCTTTTTCCGAAAATTCGCCCTTATAAGAATACCTCTATATTCATAGATACCCCTTTGAATTAGAGAAAATTTCATGAACAATTTTCCAATTGGAATTCTATCAAAttatcatatataaatattattttaatagccATAATGGTTACTCAATTTTAGGAATTTTACTAATGTCAAACAATATCTCAATCCTAATTTCACATCGCAAGGGGAATAGTTTTGAATTAGGTTATTAGAGCTTCATATATCTTTGTAACATAATGTTacagtattttttttatattatcaaaaatactataatacagTATAAAAATGTTATAATTAGACTAATTCGTCCTATAAATCAATCTATATGAAACAA
Protein-coding sequences here:
- the LOC135606038 gene encoding DExH-box ATP-dependent RNA helicase DExH9-like isoform X1 codes for the protein MSSLKRKALEDSNPEFVPPSKSPREAAVVRLDEPVACLHDVSYPDGYAAPTRPRPASENSKTPAREFPFELDPFQLEAIKCLDSGESVMVSAHTSAGKTVVALYAIAMSLRDQQRVIYTSPIKALSNQKYREFKEEFSDVGLMTGDVTIEPNASCLVMTTEIWRSMQYKGSEIMREVAWVIFDEVHYMRDRERGVVWEESIVMAPKNSRFVFLSATVPNAKEFADWVAKVHRKPCHIVYTDYRPTPLQHYIFPSGGNGLYLVVDEKGKFREDSFQKALNALVPAEENKRDNGKWQKALLAGKPREESDIFKMVKMIIQRQYDPVILFSFSKRECEFLAMQMAKLDLNEEDEKVNIETIFWSAMDILSDDDKKLPQVSNMLPLLKRGIGVHHSGLLPILKEVIEILFQEGLIKCLFATETFSIGLNMPAKTVVFTNVRKFDGDKFRWISSGEYIQMSGRAGRRGIDQRGICILMVDEKMEPSTAKLMVKGNADSLNSAFHLSYNMLLNQIRCEDGDPEKLLRNSFYQFQSDQSLPDLEKQLKELKMERDSMVIEEEESLKDYYNLLQQYRSLKNDVRDIVFSPKYCLPFLQPGRLARIRIVGDDKMPSFSGEEQVTWGVIISFERVKGSAEDRRPEDANYTCDVLTRCFVNKEGMKKTTKIVPLNERGEPVVVSLPLSQVDSLSSIRLFIPKDLLPLEARENTLKKVSEVLLRFAKDGIPLLDPEEDMKVQSNSYRKAIRRIEAIESLFRKHEIRNSPLIEQKLKVFHSKQDLTARIKSIRKALQTSTALAFKDELKARKRVLRRLGYITSEDVVELKGKVACEISSADELTLTELMFSGILKDANLEEMVALLSCFVWQEKLQDAPKPREGLDLLYSQLQEIARRVANVQLECKIQIDVENFVNAFRPDIMEAVYSWAKGSKFYQIMEVAQVFEGSLIRAIKRLEEVLQQLILAAKSIGEIELESKFEEAVTKIKRDIVFAASLYL